One genomic window of Etheostoma spectabile isolate EspeVRDwgs_2016 chromosome 5, UIUC_Espe_1.0, whole genome shotgun sequence includes the following:
- the si:dkey-90l8.3 gene encoding LIM domain transcription factor LMO4.1 produces MVNSQAPGVPSAPRSCAGCGGKIADRFLLFSMERYWHTRCLKCSCCQAQLGDIGTTCYSKGGMILCRSDYIRLFGHSGACSACGQSIPANEMVMRAQGNVYHLKCFSCATCRNRLMPGDRFHYINGTIFCEHDRPGAVLLSSHLPPLQSNSVLTDQKVC; encoded by the exons ATGGTGAACAGCCAAGCGCCAGGTGTACCGTCGGCCCCCAGGTCGTGTGCAGGATGCGGGGGGAAGATCGCCGACCGCTTCCTGCTCTTCTCCATGGAGCGCTACTGGCACACTCGTTGCCTCAAGTGCTCTTGCTGCCAAGCCCAGCTGGGGGACATTGGCACCACCTGCTACAGCAAAGGGGGCATGATTCTGTGTCGGAGCGACTACATCAG ACTGTTCGGGCACAGCGGGGCGTGTAGCGCCTGCGGCCAGTCGATCCCAGCCAACGAAATGGTGATGAGGGCGCAGGGAAATGTTTACCACCTCAAG TGTTTCAGCTGTGCCACCTGTAGAAACAGACTGATGCCTGGCGATCGCTTCCATTACATCAACGGTACAATCTTCTGTGAGCACGACAGACCCGGCGCTGTCCTACTCAGCAGCCACCTGCCTCCACTTCAGAGCAACAGTGTGCTGACAGACCAGAAG